A stretch of Desulfobacter hydrogenophilus DNA encodes these proteins:
- a CDS encoding helix-turn-helix domain-containing protein codes for MPTIPIDDICKTLGISQSTLYRYLKIRGNNK; via the coding sequence GTGCCAACAATACCAATCGATGATATTTGCAAGACGTTGGGAATATCACAATCAACTCTTTATCGGTACCTAAAAATTCGGGGAAATAATAAATGA